The following DNA comes from Streptococcus pasteurianus.
CACAAATAATACAGCAAAAATAAGCATCGTAACTTCTTTTACTGTTAAGCGTTTCAAAATTTTTAACATGCGTTACTCCTTGTTTTCTAAATTTTTCAAAATGCGGTCAAAGACGCGAAACGAAATTTTGAGATCCTCATGGTCAACACCAGCTAAGATTTGTCTATGCATTTCATCATGGAAATCTTGAATGTTTTGAGCCTTTGATTTTCCAAGTTCAGTCAACACCACTTGCTTATAACGCTTATCTTCTATTGACGAAATAACTCGGATAAAACCATTTTTCTCCATGCGCTTAATCAAATTACTAGTTACTGACTTTGAAATTCTTAGTCTCTTCTCAATATCCTTGATATAAATTTCTTTATCAGGATTATCATGGAGATACAACACTGCAAATCCCTGTGGACCAGCCAGATTTTCAACACCATGACTTTCCGCAAGAGCATGGACACGATTTTCCGCTAAATTGATAAAATCCCTAAACTGTGAAAACGGATCTTTCTTATGCATCTTTTACTCACTTTCTGAAAAATACCAAGATTTATTCTTGTAGGATACATTATAGTTCTTATGAGAACTATTGTCAAGAAAAAGCTTCACTTCTACTTTATTTTTTCAATTATTTTCTGAAAACAAAAACAAACATTGATATATCAACGTTTGTTTTTGTTTTTTTTGAAAATCAAATGATAACACCTTCCAAATGATCTAATTCGTGTTGGCAAATTTGTGCTGGCAACCCTGTCAAGGTTAAGGTTTGTTGGCTCCAATTTTTGTCTAAAAAAGCCACTTCAATTTTCTGGTAACGACGTGTTGGTCGTGCTCCTGTCAATGATAAACAAAACTCTTTCGTGTCAAATGGAAGTGATTTGTTAAGCAAAACTGGATTGAACATCACCAAATCTGCTACTCCCATATTAACAATAATTGCTCGCTTTTTAACGCCAATCATATTAGCAGCCATGCCGACACAATTATCACGGTTTGCCACTAAAGTATCTTGCAAGTCTTGTGCCAAATACAAATCTTCTTTTGTTGCTTCTTCTGACTTTTGCGCCAAGAAAAAGGTGTCTCTTACAATCTGTTTAATCATTTTTTCTCCAATAGTAATTCCATAATATCAAAATCAATAGCTTGGTCATCAATTTCCATAAAGTGCTTAAACGTTCCAATCTTTTGAAAACCAAGACTGTCATAAAGATGAATCGCTCGGTCGTTATCAGACCGAACTTCAAGTGAGAAGACTTTTAAGCCTGATTGCTGCGCTGCTGCAATCAATCGCGTTAATAGCTGACGCCCAATTTCTTGATTCCAGTAGGCTTTTTTCACCGCGATACCAATTTCTGCACGATGCGCCAATCGTTTTTTACGAAAAGCACTACAATTACACGTTCCTACTATCTCACCAGCTTCTTCGGCTACTAAGAAATGTGATGTCTTAGATTTTTGAATCTCACTTAATAAGATTCCCTCATCTGCAACAGAAACAGACACCCCTTCTTCTCCATAAGACAAGTTATCTGTTTCTGAACCAATCTGCTGGCAAAATGCCAAAATAGCCCCAGCATCACTAGCCAAAGCATTTCTCACTATAACCATATCAAGCCCTCGCTTTCGCTAAAAACATTATAACAAAATAAATAAAACCTTGCTACCATGCGCTTTCTCACATTTGTCACAAGATTTTATTGCACCAACAAAATTGAGAATAACTAATTCTCAAAGAAAATGAGTTGCAACGATACCAACCAAAAGAGCCCACACTTCGTGGACTCATTTTCGGTTATTTGATATTAGAGAATGTAATTAAAGATTATAAAAGATTGTTGATTAAGTCATTAAGAGTTATACAACAGTCTTGTGAAAGACAAGATTTTAAACGATACCTTGTGCTGACATTGCTTCTGCAACTTTAAGGAATCCAGCAACATTGGCACCGACAACAAGGTTACCTTCAGCACCAAATTCTTTAGCTGCTGCTGCAGAATTATCGTAGATACCTTTCATGATGTCATAAAGTTTAGCATCTACTTCTTCGAATGACCAAGGTGTACGTTGGCTATTTTGAGCCATTTCAAGAGCTGATACCGCTACACCACCAGCATTTGCAGCTTTGGCAGGACCAAATGAAACGCCAGCTTTTTGGAAAACTTCGATAGCTTCAAGTGTAGAAGGCATATTTGCACCTTCTGTAACAGCAATAACACCGTTAGCTACAAGAGCTTTCGCATCTTCCTCGTTAATTTCATTTTGTGTAGCACATGGGAATGCAAGGTCAGCTTTGATTGACCAGATTGAGCCTTCACCAGCAGGTGTAAATGTTGCACTTGGACGAGCGTCAGCGTATTTGACAATACGTGCACGTTCAACTTCTTTCAATTGTTTAAGAAGAGGGACATCAATACCTTCTGGATCATAAACATAACCAGATGAATCTGAAACAGCAACAACTTTAGCACCAAGAGATTGAAGTTTTTCAGTAGCGTAAATCGCTACGTTACCTGAGCCCGAAACAAGAGCGACTTTACCGGAAAAATCTTCACCACGAGCTTTAAGCATTTGTTCTGCAAAGTAAACAGCACCGTAACCAGTTGCTTCTGTACGAGCAAGAGAACCACCGTAAGTAAGTCCTTTACCAGTAAGAACACCTGTGTATTCATTGCGGAGGCGTTTGTATTGACCGTAAAGGTAGCCGATTTCACGCCCACCAACACCGATATCACCAGCAGGAACATCAGTATCCGCACCAATGTGTTTGCTCAACTCTGTCATAAAGCTTTGGCAGAAACGCATAATTTCGTTGTCTGATTTACCTTTAGGATCAAAGTTTGAACCACCTTTACCACCACCGATAGGTTGACCAGTCAATGAGTTTTTAAAGATTTGTTCGAAACCAAGGAATTTGATGATTGATTGGTTTACTGATGGGTGGAAACGAAGACCACCTTTGTAAGGTCCAATAGCAGATGAGAATTGTACGCGGAAACCGCGGTTTACTTGAACTTGACCTTTGTCATCAACCCAAGGAACACGGAAAGAAACGATACGTTCTGGTTCAACCAAACGTTCGAGAAGATTTTCTTCAATGTATTTTGGATATTTATCAAACACTGGAACAAGTGACTCAAATACTTCTTCTACTGCTTGTAAAAACTCTGGTTCATGAGCATTTTGCGCTTTGACTTTATCAAAGACACCAGCTACATACTCTTTACCTGTTGTCATATATATTTCCTCCGAAAATCAGATTATAAATCTTGTAATCAATAGACTACAAGGAATATTATAAATTTTCTGAAAATTTATGTCAAGTATTTACCGTACTTTTTTGAAAAAATTCCGTTTTTATGTCATAAAATATAACATCGTTTGTGAAGTTGAGGGCTAGATTTCGTCATTCTGGCGGACTTTATGTTCTCCTTTTCACGAAAAATATGGTAATATAATGGTATATTATTAGGAGGTATATTATGAAACGTTTATCACTATGGTCAGGTATTCTAGCACTACTTATTGGTATTTTTCTTTTTGTGCATCCTTTTACCACGACTGCAATGATTGGTTGGATAATCGCTTTATTAGTTTTCATGTCTGGAATCACCAGCCTTTTGATGTATACCAATAGTGTCGAGCGATCATTTTGGTATTTGTTGCAAAGTATTTTATCTATTATTTTTGGAATTATTCTTCTATCAAGCTCAGCCATGTCTTTATCGAGTGCTGTTATCACGATTGCTGCTTATTGGATTCTTATTAGCGGCATCCTTCGTTTAATTGGTGGTTTCCAAATGCGTAAAGCAGGGTTTTATGACGCTAATCGTTTCCTAGGCTCTGCGGTCCTTGCCATTCTTTTAGGACTCTTCCTCCTGCTCAATCCTGCACTTTCAGCTATTTTTATTGGGCGTCTAACAGGATTACTTTTAATGGCAGTTGGGGGGTCAGGAATCGCCTTTTCATTCCGTATTTAACTATGACTATAAAAAGAACTTCGTTTTTTTGAACGAAGTTCTTTTTAGTTCTCAATTAACGATTATCAATGTTTTCTGGGTACAAGTCGTGATTTATTAGGCGATAATCTGCCATTTTTTCATACTTGGTATTTGGCTCTCCATAATTAAAATATGGGTCAATTGATAAGCCACCACGTGGTGTAAATTTTCCCCAGACTTCAAGAAAGCGTGGCTGAAGCAAGTCAACCAAATCTTTACCAATCGTATTAATACAATTTTCGTGAAAATCACCGTGATTACGGTAGCTGAAAAGGTAAAGTTTCAATGATTTTGATTCCACGCAAAGTTTATCTGGGATATAAGAAATATAAATCGTTGCAAAATCTGGTTGCCCAGTAATCGGACAAAGTGATGTAAACTCTGGACAATTGAATTTGATAAAGTAATCATTGTCAACATGACGATTATCAAATGATTCCAGAATACTTGGGTCGTAATCGTAAGTGTAAGTCGTCTTTTGATTTCCCAAAAGGGTCAAATCTTTCATTTCATCTGTTCTAGTCATCTCATTCTCCTTTTAAACACCGCGTTGGTTGTCATATAAAAGCGTGTGTAATTGTGGCAACACGCGCACGCTTTGCCATTCTGGGTCAGTTGCTACTGTCTCCCATAGTTGTCGCAAACGCTCGAGCTGGTGTTCCACGATATTGCCGTTGGCGTGCGGTTCTGGATTACCAGCTGATAAATACAAAACATCAGGTTGATAACGTTTTTGAATCATTTTAGCAAATACCAAATCAGCATCATCAAAAACTGGAACTTTAAAGGTGATTTGGTCTTTTTTCAATTGCGAAACAATAAAATCAAGCGTTTCAAAATTAACCGTCATCTTACTTGACGGTGGCTTGGGACTAAGCGTTACTTGGTCAATGTCCTTTAGCCACGTTTGCCAGCGCGAGCCTTGCGTTTCAATAGCTAAGGTCACCCCACGTGCCTTTAATTTGGCAACAAGCTCTGCCATATTATTCGCCAATAAACATGGATTGCCACCTGATAAAGTCACATAATCGTACGTTCCCAATTGGTCAAGCTGCTCAATCACTTCATCAGTAGTCATTCGCTTAGGCTTTTCCGAGCCATCCCAAGTAAAAGCAGAATCGCACCAATCGCAATGATAGTCACAGCCACCCGTTCTCACAAACATGGTCTTTTGCCCAATTGCTCTGCCCTCGCCTTGAAAAGTTGGACCAAAAATTTCAAGAATCGGAAGGGTTAACTGACGTTTAGTCATCAAGCTCCCACTCCCTCCTAAATTCCGCAAATGATGTCGGCGTTTCATACAAGCGGACATATTCTACACGAATCTCACGTTCTTTTGGCAAATACTGCGCGACTTGCTTAAAAATCCAGTAAACCATATTTTCTGCTGTAGTGTTCATGTAGGGCAGGCTTTCATTAAGGTAATGGTGGTCTAAACTTGGTTCCAAATGTTTTTTGTAAATCTGTTTGAGGTCGCCAAAATCAACTGCCATACCACGGTCATCAAGCAGTCCAGAAACCGCAATTTGCAAACGATAAGTATGCCCATGCAAAGCCTTACATTTACCATCATAATTGAACAAATGGTGTGCCGCATCAAAGGTGAATTCTTTTGAAACCATGACACGACGTGGGCAATAAACCAAGGATTCACCAGTTGGGACTTTTAGCTCTTTTGGTATTTCAAACATTAGGCTTGCCCTTTCTTTGCAAGGTATTTTTCAAGACCTGCCTGACGAAGCTTGCAAGCAGGACATTCACCGCAACCACTTCCTTTAATGCCGTTGTAGCACGTTAGCGTATTTTCTCGAACATAATCAAATTTGCCAAGTTGGTCAGCTAATTCCCATGTTTCTGACTTATCAAGCCACATCAGCGGTGTTTGAATAACAAAATTATAATCCATTGCCAAATTCAGCGTAACATTGAGTGATTTGACAAAGGCATCACGACAGTCTGGATAACCTGAAAAGTCCGTTTCACAAACGCCAGTAATAATGTCTGTGATACCAAGACGCTTCGCCAGCACAGCTGCAAACGATAAAAACAAATGATTTCGACCATCAACAAAAGTATTTGGCAAATCATCGTCTGGATTTTCGATTACAATATCACGAGTCAAGGCATTTTCAGTTAATTGTCCTAATAAAGACATGTCTAGCAAATGGTTTTTAACCCCTTGTTCGGCAGCGATGTGTTTGGCTACTTCAATTTCCAAACTGTGACGTTGACCATAATTAAACGTGACAGTTTCCACGTGGTCGTAATGTTTCAAAGCCCAAAACAGGCAAGTTGTTGAATCTTGTCCGCCACTAAAGACGAC
Coding sequences within:
- a CDS encoding peptide deformylase; this translates as MIKQIVRDTFFLAQKSEEATKEDLYLAQDLQDTLVANRDNCVGMAANMIGVKKRAIIVNMGVADLVMFNPVLLNKSLPFDTKEFCLSLTGARPTRRYQKIEVAFLDKNWSQQTLTLTGLPAQICQHELDHLEGVII
- the queE gene encoding 7-carboxy-7-deazaguanine synthase QueE, translating into MTKRQLTLPILEIFGPTFQGEGRAIGQKTMFVRTGGCDYHCDWCDSAFTWDGSEKPKRMTTDEVIEQLDQLGTYDYVTLSGGNPCLLANNMAELVAKLKARGVTLAIETQGSRWQTWLKDIDQVTLSPKPPSSKMTVNFETLDFIVSQLKKDQITFKVPVFDDADLVFAKMIQKRYQPDVLYLSAGNPEPHANGNIVEHQLERLRQLWETVATDPEWQSVRVLPQLHTLLYDNQRGV
- a CDS encoding GNAT family N-acetyltransferase; this encodes MVIVRNALASDAGAILAFCQQIGSETDNLSYGEEGVSVSVADEGILLSEIQKSKTSHFLVAEEAGEIVGTCNCSAFRKKRLAHRAEIGIAVKKAYWNQEIGRQLLTRLIAAAQQSGLKVFSLEVRSDNDRAIHLYDSLGFQKIGTFKHFMEIDDQAIDFDIMELLLEKK
- a CDS encoding DUF308 domain-containing protein translates to MKRLSLWSGILALLIGIFLFVHPFTTTAMIGWIIALLVFMSGITSLLMYTNSVERSFWYLLQSILSIIFGIILLSSSAMSLSSAVITIAAYWILISGILRLIGGFQMRKAGFYDANRFLGSAVLAILLGLFLLLNPALSAIFIGRLTGLLLMAVGGSGIAFSFRI
- the queF gene encoding preQ(1) synthase; protein product: MTRTDEMKDLTLLGNQKTTYTYDYDPSILESFDNRHVDNDYFIKFNCPEFTSLCPITGQPDFATIYISYIPDKLCVESKSLKLYLFSYRNHGDFHENCINTIGKDLVDLLQPRFLEVWGKFTPRGGLSIDPYFNYGEPNTKYEKMADYRLINHDLYPENIDNR
- the gdhA gene encoding NADP-specific glutamate dehydrogenase — protein: MTTGKEYVAGVFDKVKAQNAHEPEFLQAVEEVFESLVPVFDKYPKYIEENLLERLVEPERIVSFRVPWVDDKGQVQVNRGFRVQFSSAIGPYKGGLRFHPSVNQSIIKFLGFEQIFKNSLTGQPIGGGKGGSNFDPKGKSDNEIMRFCQSFMTELSKHIGADTDVPAGDIGVGGREIGYLYGQYKRLRNEYTGVLTGKGLTYGGSLARTEATGYGAVYFAEQMLKARGEDFSGKVALVSGSGNVAIYATEKLQSLGAKVVAVSDSSGYVYDPEGIDVPLLKQLKEVERARIVKYADARPSATFTPAGEGSIWSIKADLAFPCATQNEINEEDAKALVANGVIAVTEGANMPSTLEAIEVFQKAGVSFGPAKAANAGGVAVSALEMAQNSQRTPWSFEEVDAKLYDIMKGIYDNSAAAAKEFGAEGNLVVGANVAGFLKVAEAMSAQGIV
- the queC gene encoding 7-cyano-7-deazaguanine synthase QueC, which codes for MKRQSALVVFSGGQDSTTCLFWALKHYDHVETVTFNYGQRHSLEIEVAKHIAAEQGVKNHLLDMSLLGQLTENALTRDIVIENPDDDLPNTFVDGRNHLFLSFAAVLAKRLGITDIITGVCETDFSGYPDCRDAFVKSLNVTLNLAMDYNFVIQTPLMWLDKSETWELADQLGKFDYVRENTLTCYNGIKGSGCGECPACKLRQAGLEKYLAKKGQA
- a CDS encoding MarR family winged helix-turn-helix transcriptional regulator, whose translation is MHKKDPFSQFRDFINLAENRVHALAESHGVENLAGPQGFAVLYLHDNPDKEIYIKDIEKRLRISKSVTSNLIKRMEKNGFIRVISSIEDKRYKQVVLTELGKSKAQNIQDFHDEMHRQILAGVDHEDLKISFRVFDRILKNLENKE
- the queD gene encoding 6-carboxytetrahydropterin synthase QueD, yielding MFEIPKELKVPTGESLVYCPRRVMVSKEFTFDAAHHLFNYDGKCKALHGHTYRLQIAVSGLLDDRGMAVDFGDLKQIYKKHLEPSLDHHYLNESLPYMNTTAENMVYWIFKQVAQYLPKEREIRVEYVRLYETPTSFAEFRREWELDD